Proteins encoded within one genomic window of Terriglobia bacterium:
- a CDS encoding transposase, giving the protein MAGDGRRQRGRGGDAQASPARIFPALDFLAALCTHVPDSGQQLVRYYGAFSDARPLSSRAPAAGLQPLRQDDSDSGAEFARGRRRSWARLIKKVYEADPRVCPRCSGALKIISLIGDGPVIERILRHLKLWHRPERPPPRPAGRAI; this is encoded by the coding sequence ATTGCTGGAGACGGTCGTCGGCAACGCGGGCGAGGCGGCGATGCGCAAGCCTCTCCGGCCCGCATCTTTCCGGCGCTCGACTTCCTGGCCGCCCTGTGCACCCACGTGCCGGATTCGGGACAGCAGCTGGTCAGGTATTACGGAGCTTTTTCCGATGCGCGCCCGCTTTCGTCTCGCGCTCCCGCAGCCGGACTACAGCCGCTGCGCCAGGACGATTCCGACAGCGGCGCCGAGTTCGCGCGCGGCCGCAGGCGCTCGTGGGCCCGGTTGATCAAGAAAGTGTACGAAGCGGACCCGCGGGTCTGCCCCCGCTGCTCCGGCGCCCTTAAGATCATCAGCCTGATCGGCGACGGCCCGGTGATTGAAAGGATCCTGCGCCACCTGAAGCTGTGGCACCGGCCCGAGCGTCCGCCGCCGCGCCCCGCCGGGCGAGCGATC